The DNA window CAGCATCCGAGCCACTAGGCTCTTTGGCGCGCCCCATGATTCGGCCACCGCTCGCACCGACTGAGCGGGGCCGCCGAGACCGAACACCCGCGACACCAGCTCCCGTTGCTCGCGGGGCAGCCGCCGCACGGCATCGAACACCAGCGCGCGACGCTCAGCCGCCAGCAACCTCGCCTCGGGAGTCTCGTCGTCAGCGTCGCGACCCGACACCTCGCGCAGTGCGACTTCAAGCTCGCAAACGTGCAAGTCATCAGTCGCGCCACCGTCCGAAAAATGAGACGGTATGTCCAAGCAGTGGACGCGGGTGCGGTTGCCCTTGGCGCCACGAATTGAACGCGCGGTACGCCCCTTGTGCTCCCAGTCGCTCACGTGGACGTCGCCACCATGGAGCCGCGGGAACTGCTGGCACGCGGTCTTCATGCGGAAGAAAACAACGTCGCCGAACGACTGGCTGCCCCGCGTGAAGTCATACTTCGCGACGGTACGGAGCACGGTCATCGCCGCGACTTGCGACAGGTCTTCGGCGGACAGGGAGCCTGCGAAGGGCAGGACGGCCCCAACCACTCGGCGGATGATTGGCCGGACGGACTCCAGCAACTCCCCCGACAGTCGACGCTCAAGCGCGGCATTGCCACTCGCACGGGCCTGCATGATGTGTGAAACAAGTTTCGCCTGCCGTGTCGCTTCCACGCCGTACCTGGAGTGCGCAGCATCCGCCCCAGCCCTCCCCCCTCGACAACTGGCCCCGTGAAACATTGGCTGCTCAAGAGCACGCCCCATGCCGTCCAGGTCCATTTCACAATTAGTCTCAGACACGGTGATTCGCCGCTCTCACGGTTGGGCCGCATGTCGACAGACCTTCGACGTGCAGTCGTGCCCTACGTAAATGCGTGCGGTTTCCCACCGTGGCCCAGCGCCAGCGTTCGGCAGGGCGTCAACTCGGACTGAGTCAAAAAGGGTGTTCTCTAATCCCTTAAGACGCGCACACCTCATACGCGCACCTATCTTCCTTCTTCCTTCTTCCTACTCCTACATCATCTTTGGCTTAGGGAGTCTATACAGAGGGAATCTGACCGCTTGATGCTTGCCAGCGAGAAATGGAAAAGAAATCCCGCGTGAGCCACGGCCAGAAGCCACACCCATTTATCCTGTGTGAGCACCTCAATCGCCCCCTCCCCTGCCGATGCCAGTGGCGCCCTTCTGCGCGTCGCCCTCTACGAGAACGCACAGGACAACACGCCTGAGAGCGTCGACCTGTCGTGGCCCGAGCTGTCAGCGAAGCTCGTCGCGCACCGTCGGAGCCAGTGCCCCACCACGCCGTGTGTCCGAGGCTGCCCCGCGAAGAATGGCCCCGCGTGGAGCCCCGTGGACATCGTCGAGCGCCGCCGCTCCGAGAACGTCCGGGCCGTCACCGTGGCGGTGTTCGACCTGGACCACCTGAAGGCGCCGCAGCTCTCGTTCCTCGATGCCGTCGAGCGCCACGGACTGGCCTACGCCCTTCACTCGACACACAGCAACCGCCCCCCGGATGACTACTGCCTGCGGCTGGTGATGCCGCTGTCACGGCCCGTGCTGCCCCACGAGTGGCCCTCCGTGCGTGAGGCCGCAATCCGGCAGCTCGCCCTCCCCGCGGACCCCGCCACGAAGGACCTGGCGCGCATGTACTTCCTGCCCGACGCCCCCATGGGGTCCGAGCCATTCGCCCTCAGTGGCCAAGGTGCCCCGCTGGACGTCGAAGCGCTGCTCGCCGCTCCCAGCCCCGGGAAACCCGCCCCCGTGCCCGTAGAGGCCCCTGCCGACCTCTACGAGCTGCGGGCCCACCTGCGACGCGTCCGCAAGCCCGAGCACCTCGTCATCGTGCGCCGGGCCCTTGCCGGTGAGCCCCTGGCCCCTGTCGGCGAGCAGGACAACGCGCTGAACACCCTCATGTCGTGCGCCGCCTTCGTCCTGCCCCTGAGCACG is part of the Myxococcus landrumus genome and encodes:
- a CDS encoding sigma-70 family RNA polymerase sigma factor; this translates as MEATRQAKLVSHIMQARASGNAALERRLSGELLESVRPIIRRVVGAVLPFAGSLSAEDLSQVAAMTVLRTVAKYDFTRGSQSFGDVVFFRMKTACQQFPRLHGGDVHVSDWEHKGRTARSIRGAKGNRTRVHCLDIPSHFSDGGATDDLHVCELEVALREVSGRDADDETPEARLLAAERRALVFDAVRRLPREQRELVSRVFGLGGPAQSVRAVAESWGAPKSLVARMLARVLEELRDEVAGAR